In the Enterococcus saigonensis genome, one interval contains:
- a CDS encoding glycoside hydrolase family 3 N-terminal domain-containing protein translates to MEKTKLKEILADLTLAEKVGQLVQVTPDFFGNPGEITGPMSQWSMNNEQLYQIGSVLGTHRRDEVEKIQRDYLANSRHKIPLIFMADVIHGYETIFPIPLALAASFDAAMIEKVAAATGAEAATEGVHVTFSPMADYVKDPRWGRVLESNGEDPRLSKVLTESYVRGYQGDNLAIEENHIAACVKHFIGYGAAEGGRDYNTVDISDVEMYQNYLPAFEGAIASGVKMVMTSFNSFKGIPVTANKKLIQNVLRHELGFKGVLISDWAAIGELMQHRVAENPHQASYKAFTAGIDIDMMTDCYLQELAEIILAENLTEQLDEAVLRVLNLKNDLGLFENPYRGLKTQVDKTKLRKLAYKAALRSAVLLKNEGVLPLKKSEKILLIGTKGTTQDVLGAWSWIGDRQKAVSLADGMTAKFPQIVVMEIDDNQKDWQTVITAVKEADKVLLAVGETSDEAGEAASRANLELSGVEQKLVAVAAQNNPATILITFSGRPLVLTQEAAKTAAIISGWFLGSEMGSALAALLSGEENFSGHLPMSFPRSVGQLPYSYQEMSTGRPKTKANGQEKYISRYLDEENGPLYAFGHGLSYSRFAFSDFSLSQSSLAKGEKATLRFTVGNDSQIPGFALPQVYFQDEVTEMIRPKIELLKWKQVYLEAGESKTISFVLSPKDFAYVHENLQRYSDPGKIQLFLATSATEIVDKVQLQLL, encoded by the coding sequence ATGGAAAAAACAAAGCTTAAAGAAATTTTAGCTGATTTAACTTTGGCAGAAAAAGTGGGACAGTTGGTCCAAGTCACGCCTGATTTTTTTGGTAATCCAGGAGAAATCACGGGTCCAATGTCACAGTGGTCAATGAATAACGAGCAGCTTTATCAGATTGGCTCTGTTTTAGGGACGCATCGTCGCGATGAAGTTGAAAAAATTCAAAGAGATTATTTGGCAAATAGTCGTCATAAGATTCCGTTAATTTTTATGGCAGATGTTATTCATGGCTATGAAACAATCTTTCCGATTCCACTGGCTTTAGCAGCTAGTTTTGATGCGGCTATGATTGAAAAAGTAGCTGCTGCTACAGGTGCTGAAGCAGCGACAGAAGGGGTTCACGTAACTTTTTCACCTATGGCAGATTATGTTAAAGATCCACGTTGGGGCCGAGTTTTAGAAAGTAATGGAGAAGACCCTAGACTTTCTAAAGTGTTAACAGAAAGTTATGTTCGGGGCTATCAAGGGGATAATCTTGCTATTGAAGAAAATCATATTGCCGCTTGTGTGAAACATTTTATTGGTTATGGAGCCGCTGAAGGCGGTCGCGATTACAATACTGTGGATATCTCGGATGTTGAAATGTATCAAAATTATTTACCTGCTTTTGAAGGTGCGATAGCTAGTGGTGTCAAAATGGTGATGACGTCTTTTAATAGTTTCAAAGGCATTCCTGTTACTGCCAATAAAAAGCTCATTCAAAATGTTTTGCGGCATGAATTAGGTTTTAAAGGGGTTCTTATTTCAGACTGGGCAGCAATTGGGGAATTAATGCAGCATCGTGTAGCTGAAAATCCCCATCAAGCAAGTTACAAAGCTTTCACAGCGGGGATTGATATTGATATGATGACCGATTGCTACTTGCAAGAGCTAGCTGAAATCATTCTCGCTGAAAATCTTACAGAACAACTAGATGAAGCTGTATTACGGGTATTAAATTTAAAAAATGATTTAGGCTTGTTTGAGAATCCGTATCGTGGTTTAAAAACGCAGGTTGATAAAACCAAATTAAGAAAATTAGCCTATAAAGCAGCTCTTCGTTCGGCAGTTCTTTTAAAAAATGAAGGAGTCTTACCTCTTAAAAAGTCAGAGAAAATTTTATTAATTGGGACCAAGGGAACGACCCAAGACGTTTTGGGAGCTTGGTCATGGATTGGGGATAGACAAAAAGCTGTCAGTCTTGCAGACGGAATGACAGCTAAATTTCCTCAAATTGTAGTGATGGAAATTGACGATAATCAAAAAGATTGGCAAACTGTTATAACGGCTGTAAAAGAAGCTGATAAAGTACTTTTAGCTGTTGGTGAAACCAGTGATGAGGCTGGAGAAGCGGCTAGTCGTGCAAATTTGGAATTGTCTGGGGTTGAACAAAAATTAGTGGCTGTGGCCGCCCAAAATAATCCGGCTACGATTTTAATTACATTTAGTGGACGACCACTTGTTTTAACACAAGAAGCAGCAAAAACAGCAGCAATTATTTCAGGCTGGTTTTTAGGCAGTGAGATGGGTTCTGCATTAGCTGCGCTATTAAGCGGAGAGGAAAACTTCAGTGGGCATTTACCAATGAGTTTTCCCCGCAGTGTCGGTCAACTACCATATTCTTATCAGGAGATGTCGACAGGACGTCCCAAAACTAAAGCCAATGGTCAAGAGAAATATATTTCGCGCTACTTGGATGAGGAAAATGGACCGTTATATGCTTTTGGCCATGGTTTATCTTATAGTCGTTTTGCCTTTAGCGATTTTTCTTTATCACAAAGTAGTCTTGCAAAAGGAGAAAAAGCAACACTTCGTTTTACCGTTGGCAATGACTCACAAATTCCTGGTTTTGCCTTGCCACAAGTTTATTTTCAAGATGAGGTGACTGAAATGATTCGTCCTAAAATCGAATTATTAAAGTGGAAACAAGTCTATCTTGAAGCAGGAGAGTCAAAAACAATTTCATTTGTTCTTTCACCTAAAGATTTTGCTTACGTTCATGAAAACTTGCAAAGGTACTCAGACCCAGGTAAAATTCAGCTGTTTTTAGCCACTAGTGCAACTGAAATTGTGGACAAGGTACAGTTGCAACTGCTTTAA